agTTCCATATAACACATACATGGCTAcaaagtgtgtgtgtgtgtttaagTGTCCTCAACCACAAACAATCCAAATTTGCAGAGAAACCACCCATTATGTATAGGTTTGCCAATGAGATGGCAAGCAGACTGCTAGCTAGAAATTCATGCATCTTTGAATCACCAATTCAATTAATAAGCTTAACTAAGGGAAATAAGGACTTTACATCCACCAATTAAAGCAACCTATATGTACAGTCTGCATTGTTCCATGTTTCAATTCATTACATCATTCCTTCAACTCTGCGATATATTATTACCGTCTCTAGATAACCAAACCTTTTACTGCTAacttgtaaaaaaattatgaaaatacaacAGAGATCATTGAGACATTGTTGAAGTTGGCTTGCATGCAGACCAAGAAGCAGACCAAGTTGTCCGAGCCATGGAAGTTGCAGCTGAAGCTTATGCTgctgttttgttactttcaaatagatattttattactTAGATATAAACTAAGTTGTTGATATgcttgatgtaattaggtgctgataGATTGATAAATCAACTTTACCAAGTGAGCAAGCAATGTTTATCAAGTTACTAAGCCACTTAGTGGAGTTagatatgtgtttaggtaacattttcttatttttgacCAGCTGATTGCTTGCTATATGTAATGGCATTGTGCCTTCATTCAAATGTAATGAAATCTTTCAGAAAATTCTTCTTCATTTGGTCTTTACTTAAGCATTTTTATTCACAAAGCTTTTgctgtttttgttttgtttgttgagCAAGATATCAATGCTTTATGTTTAAGTTTCTGTCAAAATTTCTCATTCTGTTTTCTTAGTTCCACCAGACATTTTGTTCTCCTTTCTCCTTTACTGAGCAGTAGCAAAGATTattgagactaaattgaaatccaTGAAAGAAGACATAAACAACACCACCATACAAAATGTTACACTCAAACAAACCATTACAGATAGTACGAAATGCAATGAAAGACAGAGGAATTGGTCCAATAATAAAGACAGACACATACCAATGCAACCCTTCACCATAGGCAAAACGGTCTACAGAACTAGAAATCATGAAAATACAACACTAATTCTTGAACATCATTTGCAGTAATTAGATCCTTCTTCGTCTATTGCTTCGATTGCCTTCCTTTGACTTTCTTCTTCGCCTCTTCTCTTGTTGGTTTTCAACCAAATTCACCAACCATTTTGGTTTTCCAGTTTGGAAAACAACATATCCCACGGACATTCCGAACACCATTCCGCATCCATAGCCTATCAACACCACTTTCCAACCAAAAGCAATGTTTGATTTTGAGCCATCTTTTCAATCACATTTGGAGGTGCTGGCTCAATGATGTTGCAACCTTTAGAGACCGGAAAtccacatagtcccttatttccTTCATATGAATCATTTCCAAATGTGTTGAACTGTTTGCCTTGAGGAATCTGACCATGGAGTTGATTTTCAGAAACATTGAAGGACGAAAGAAATGGCAGATCTGCCAATCTATTTGGAATCGTCCCAGACAAAATGTTTGAAGATAGGTCCAACCATTCAAGACTTGTCACATTCCCTATTGAGGTGGGGATACCACCATTAAGGTTATTATGAGAAAGGTTGAGCCCTTTCAGTAAGTTAAGCTTCCCAAAAACCTCTGGAATACACCCTTCAAACTGATTGTTTGATAGATCAATGATCATCCACATGGTGAAAATTTTCACCAATTCCCTCTCCTGTCCTTTCATAACAATTCCAATGGAAAAGGTATAGAAGCCACGACCTCCAGGATCATTCACCCCCATGTACGACACTGTACTACCAATCTTCTCTAGATTTATGATAGCCTTGAAGCTGTTGATGTATCTCACTGGTAGGGGTCCAGAAAAATAATTACTGGAGAGGtcaaaaatttggattttagagAAAAAAGGGCTAGACTTGGAGCTATTGACACGCAAGGAACCATGCATATGATTTGACTTCAATACAAGAACTTGTAGCTGTGGAAGACTTCCCAACCAATGAGGAAATGTATCATTGATCTTGTTGTTACCAAGATCTAGCACTTCCAGACCTCTACAATTAAGGATGGATGGTGTCAAAGGCCCTTCTAACAGATTTCCACTTCCAGACCTCTACAATTAAGGATGGATGGTGTCAAAGGCCCTTCTAACAGATTTCCATTTAAGTTGAAATTACTCAATCGGCATCCCTTTGCAAATTTTGGAGGAATCGTCCTATAGAACTTATTCTTCTTCAGATTCAAGAATCGAAGACTGTTGCTCAAATTTCCAAAACATTGCGGAATTGTTCCACTCAAGTTATTGTGGGACAAATCAAGAATTCGAAGAGAACTGACATTGCAGATTAAAGAAGAGACCTCTCCATTGAAACTATTATTTGAGATCAAAAAGAAATTGATGGTCGAAAATGGAATCGGAAGATTTCCACTGATCAAATTGGAGCTTAAGTCAAGAACTTCAATATTCTTCCATGGAAAGTGCTCAACTTCTGTCAAAGAGTTGTGAGATACATTTAAGTAAGTCAAAGAGTCATTCCCCACCTCTTGCGTCCACTGTGGAATATTGCCTTCAATTTTGTTGCAAGAGAGGTCTAAGCTTTCCAAACTTTTAAGCCCTTTTAAAAATTGGGGGAATTCACTAAGATTGCAAGATGACAAAAGTAAGTCTGTAAGATTAGGCAATATATGATTAACAGTAGAAGTAGTATTAGATGTTAAGGATAGGCTGTTATATGAAAGGTCAAGATATTTGAGATTTGAAAGATTTGAGAACATGCGAAACTCTATGACACCACTAAGATTATTTGAGGATAAAAGGAGGTGGGCAAGATTGAGAAGTTGGAATATTGAAGATGGAAGAGGACCTTGGAGTTTATTATTCTCTAACGCTATCAATTCTAGTGATTTGGATTGGAATTCTTTAATATGCCCACTGAATTGATTTTGAGAGAGATATACTGTCTTTAAGGAGGGAGCAGTATACAACCATGACGGAAGTGTTCCATTGAGTAAATTGTCATCTAAGTATAAATATATTAGATTAGGAAAAGCGGTTACCTTATTTGGAATGGAACCTTGTAAAGAattattagatattttcatgTATTCCAGCTGCGTTAGGTTTAGAATTGACAATGGAATTTGTCCACTCAATTTGTTCCATCCCAAGTCTAAATGAGTGAGTTGCAAGAGGTTCCCCAATGATCTTAGAATTTGTCCACTCAATTGGTTCTGCGACAAGTCTAAATGAGTGAGTTGCAAGAGGTTCCCGAATGATCTTGGAATTTGTCCATTCAATTGGTTCTGCCGCAAGTTTAAATAAGTAAGTTGCAAGATGTTCCCCAATGATCTTGGAATTTGTCCGCTCAATTGGTTCTGCCAGAAGTCTAAATGAGTGAGTTGCAAGAGGTTCCCCAATGATCTTAGAATTTGTCCACTCAATTGGTTCACCGACAAGTCTAAATAAGTGAGTTGCAAGAGGTTTCCCAATGATCTTGGAACCTGTCCTGATAAGCTGGAATAAGAGAGATCTAAAACCTTCAAGGACACAAGATTCTCCATCGAGTCAGGCAATCCTCCAAACAAATTTGCGTATGTAATAATCAAGTACTCCAACGATGATAAATTTATGATTGTGTTGAATTTAGTTCCCATGCAAGACAtacaaaggtggccatgcaaggaGAAGTGGCAGCAAGCAGTCGAGCTATGAAGTGCAGAAACTGGAGCTTGAAGTTGCCTAACTACTTGTTATGTTTTgattgtattttttaattatcattttgtaatctagttcatgttgaactaagttGGTAAACCTTATGATGTTTTGTTGATTGATTGACTGAAAAATCAGCAAAGAAACTTAAGCAAGCTGATTAACAATTTCCAATGtaaatttagtggtgttaggtatgtcaTTAGGTAAAGACTTgttcattttgttgttgttatctaATATATGTAATGGCATTATGCCTTCCTGAGTTGTTAATGAAAATATCAGTTCTTTTCATTCAAAatactctctctcaatttcttttattttccattcGCATGTGTTTCTGTTCTTGCttctgagtttgtttcttcagcaaggctcgaggcttgctaAACAAGTAAGATTGAAAACAGTctgttgctgcctcttgcaccaacaattggtatctagagcccttgtcttagtggacctgttgcttCAAACCAAGGAACCtgatggcttcttcaggattttcaccagcagccccaccagccttcaatggagaaggctttcacatatggctggtcaagatgaagacttacctacaggccttcgatctgtgggaagttgtcaacacagatgctgagccagcaccactgagggctaatcccacagtagctcagatcAGGCAatatgctgatgagaggaccaaaaggcacaaagccatgtcctgcatccagaattgtgtgtcagatgtcatcttcactagaatcatggcctgtgagactccaaaacaggcttgggataagcttaaggaggagtttcaaggcactgagagaacaaggcaacagcagctgttgaatttgagaagggatttcgagaacctgaaaatgaaggaagaagaaacagtgaagcagtatGCAGACAGAATCATGGCAGTGGTTAACAGTataaggctcctaggtgagcactttgatgaggcaaggatagtggagaaagtcctctccactttgcTTGAGAGATATGAGGCCAAGATATCCTCTCTAGATGACTCAAGAGATCTTGCTACCATCTCTTTGACTGAGctaatcaacaccttctatgctcaggaacaaaggagagctaGCAGAACTGAAGACAACCAGGAAGGTGCATTCAATGTCAAGGCCAGAGAAGCCTCGAGCATCAATGCTCCTAGAGGTAAAAAGCCTTGGAAAAGCAgacctaagcctgatgctgcaaggagcaatgaccagccctgcagatATTGTAAAAAGCCAGGTCATCCAGAAGGCAGATGCTGGTTCaggccagatgcagtatgccaataCTGCAAGAAGAAAGGTCATGTTGAAAGGGTTTGCAAAAATAGAACCAAGCCAAGGCAGAGCCAATTTCAACAACCAAAGGTTGAAGCTCAGgtagctgaggacagtagtgacCAAGAAGAGCAGGTCTTTGCTGTGTCCTGCTTAGCTGCTGAGAAGAAATGCTCAAAAGGCTGGTTattggacagtggttgcactaaccacatgtcaccagatgcctccttATTTAAAACCTTGGATAGAAGTTGcaaaaccaaggtcaaggttggaaatggtcagttcataagggctgaaggaagaggagaggtGCTGATATGTACCCCCACAGGCAACAAGATCATTCCAAATGTGCTGTTAGTGCCAGAAATCgacagaaaccttctcagcatagctcaattgctcgagaaaggttattctgttgtgttcaaaaACAAACAGTGCCACATtgctgatccaagtggatcaagccttatgacagtcacaatgactgaCAAATGCTTTGAGGTACACTGGCCAAATGACTCAAAGTCTGCATATACAGCCTCTGTTGATgattccaagctttggcatcaaaggcttgagcatgccaacttcagatcattGGCTCGAATGGCCAAAGAAGGCTTGGCAGAGAACTTTACTAGCTCAGTGGAGCATGATAatgtgtgtgaagtttgccagatggggaaacaggcaaaactgccatttcctacaaattcagcttggagagctactgaaaaactgcagctggtgcactctgatgtatgtggcccgatgaggactgaatcactcagcaaaaataggtatttcatcctcttcattgatgattttacaaggttttgctggattttcttcttaaaacacaagtttgaggtagctcaagtgtttgtgaagtttaaaactgCAGTAGAgacagaaacaggttgcaagctgaaatcgataaggtcagacaatggcactgagtacacttcagctcagtttcaagccatttgcaatgatgctggtatcaaacaCCAGCTTACAAATGTttacacacctcagcagaatggagtatcagaaagaaagaacagaagcttgatggatatggccaggtgcctgctgtttgagaagaaactgcccaagaccatgtgggctgaggcagtaaacactgctgtctaccttcaaaataggcttcctaccaaagctcttgcatccaaaacacctttcgaggcttggtCCGGTTTCAAGCCTTCCTTGGCACATCTGAAGATGTTTGGTTGCCTtgttatgcacaaataccagcagcaaagagagacaagctctctgaaagggctcaaccaggtgttctagtaggctaTAGCTCAGTTAAGAAGGGCTACAGGGTGCTGGATCCTTTGACAAACATAGTTCAAGTAAGCAGAGATGTCATCTTCGATGAGAAGGCTTGCTGGAATTGGAAAAAGAATGAACCAGAAGCTGCTTCAGAAGACCTGgtgcctaatcaagctgaacttgagcagctaggacctgaaatggatgttgatgatgtgcctgtgagaggcacaaggcccctagatgatatttatgaaagggcacaggttgcaatagcagaacctagcagttttgaagaggctgaggcagatGAAGGCTGGAAACTAGCTATGGTcgatgaaatcaacatgattgagaagaaccagacatgGGAGCTAGTTGATAAACCTACTGGAAAGAAGACCattggagtaaaatgggtctatcgagcaaaacagaatgcagatggcagtctgaacaagctaaaagtcaggcttgttgtcaaaggttttagccaaaggtatggtctggactaTCTGGAGACATTTGCACCAGTAGCCAGGCTTGACACAGTTAGAATTATAATTGCCTTGGCTGCTCAACATCAGTGGACCATTCATCAGCTTGATGTTAAGTCTGCATTTCTCAATGGTTTCCTAGAAGAAGAGATCTACATCGAACAGCCTCAAGGATTTGTGGTCGCTGGCAAAGAACACAAGGTGTACAGACTAAAAAAGGCTTtgtatggcctgaaacaggctcctcgagcctggtatgctcgaattgattCTTACTTCCTCAGTTTAGAATTCGAGAGAAGTCTCAGTGAACCAACACTGTATGTGAAGAAGAACCAAGCTGAAACTCAGCTTATCCTATCactctatgttgatgatttatTGGTGACTGGAGGAGATAGAAGAATGCtggaagatttcaaaagaaaaatgatggaaatgtttgaaatgtctgatttagGCAGAATGAACTACTTCCTTGGAATGGAAGTGAAGCAAACAGCAAAGGGAATCTTTCTTAGTCAAAGTTCTTTTACTATGAAGATCCTGGATAAGTTCTCTATGAAGAACTGCAAGCCAACAAGCACACCAATGGCTGTTGGAGTGAAGCTTTCGAGGCAAGGGAGTGGTGAACCAATTTGCGAGACTATGTACAAAAGTCTCATTGGTAGTCTGTTGTATTTGACTGCAACAAGACCCGATATCATGTTTGCTGTTAGTGTGCTATCCAGATACATGAATTGCTGCAATGATCAGCACTTTCAAGCAGCTAAAAGAGTGCTTAGATACATCAAAGGCACCATTGATCATGGTGTATTGTTCAAAAGGGCTGAAAACATGAAGCTGATAGGCTAtgttgatagtgactgggctggatcTTGTGATGACATGAGAAGCACATCTGGATATGCCTTTAGTCTTGGCTcaggcatgttttgctggagttctaaAAAGCAAAGTCTGGTAGCACAGTTAAcagcagaagctgaatatgttgctgctgcatctgctgtaaatcaagccatatggcttagaaaaatccTAGCTGATTTAAATCAAAATCAAGGAAAGGCAACAGAGATTTACTGTGACAacaaatctgctgttgcaattgcaaagaatcctatCTTTCATGGTAGAACAAAGCACTTCAACATCAAGCTACATGTCATAAGGGAGATGGAGCAAGCTCATGAAATCGAGCTGGTTCATTGCAATTCAGAAGAGCAAATTGCTGATATCTTTACAAAGGCACTCAATgtgtctaaatttgttaaattaagaagGCAATTAGGTGTCACTAGCATGgaaactaaggaggagtgttcaatttagttcccatgcaagacatacaaaggtggccatgcaaggaGAAGTGGCAGCAAGCAGTCGAGCTATGAAGTGCAGAAACTGGAGCTTGAAGTTGCCTAACTACTTGTTATGTTTTgattgtattttttaattatcattttgtaatctagttcatgttgaactaagttGGTAAACCTTATGATGTTTTGTTGATTGATTGACTGAAAAATCAGCAAAGAAACTTAAGTAAGCTGATTAACAATTTCCAATGtaaatttagtggtgttaggtatgtcaTTAGGTAAAGACTTgttcattttgttgttgttatctaATATATGTAATGGCATTATGCCTTCCTGAGTTGTTAATGAAAATATCAGTTCTTTTCATTCAAAatactctctctcaatttcttttgttttccattcgCATGTGTTTCTGTTCTTGCTTCTGAGTTTGTTTCTTTAGcaaggctcgaggcttgctaAACAAGTAAGATTGAAAACAGTctgttgctgcctcttgcaccaacagaTTGAGACAGACAATCCTTGAAAGAAAGAATTTCCTGATAGATCTAAGTACTTTAAGGCCTGTAGATTATCAACTGAATCAATGAATTCTGTAGAGAAGGACATGGACGACAGATCCAAATGTTCAACATTGCTGCTCCTATTGAACTCCAAAGGATCAAGATTGAGGTTTTGGTTATCTCCcaagttgaggagattgaggtttggCAAATCAAAAATGTTTTTTGGGAATTTTCCTTGCAAATCACAACCAGCAAGACTGAGAGACCTTAGAGAAGAGGATAGATTCATGAAGACATGAGCATTAACAGAAGACATGCCCATTCCATCCAAAAACAGATGTCTGACCATGGTTAGGTTGTGAACAAGTCCCTCCAGAGCATGTTTGTCAATTGTGTTTTCATGAGCCCAACCGGAGAGATCAAGTGAAACCAATTTTGACAGGTGGGAGACTTGGGATGGGACTTCTCATGCAAACCCTGTATTGGAAAGGTTGAGGTAGAATAGGCTTGTAAACCGACCGAACtcggatggaattttggaaagacTAAAATCATTGTAGGCAAGGTTGAGTTTTTGAAGGTGAGGAAGAAGGAAGAGAGTGGTATTGGAAGGGAAGTTGCCATATAGCCAACTGCAGCTCAAGTCAAGGGCAATAACATGAGCATTTAGGTGGTCACAAGTGACCCCATCCCATGAGCAGCAATCTGTACCCTCCTTCCATGAATTTGTCTTGGGATAAGATTTATGGCCAGCAATCTCATTGCAATCAGAAAAAGCATCCTCTGTTATAGAAAAAGAGTCCTTAAACTGGATTAGTGAAGAGCAGGAGTGAGAtcctgaagaagaaaaagaagcatAAAGATGGAGAAAGAAGAGGAATAGGCAGAGAAAGAGATAGGGGGCCATGTTATGTTGGTAGAGGAAGATGAAGGATAGGAATGGTATTTATAGGCAACAAATAATACCACAACATTGGTGTTacagtcttttttttcttttacattgaaAAGCTATGGATATtagatttccaaaatttttgtatttttcacaATCATCAACAACCACTTAGTCTTCTTTTtaccatatatttttcattcttaaaattggatttttttttagcaAAATCTTGTCTTTCATTTAGTCTTCTCTATAACACGTAAAGAATGTGTGTGGCTATTCACTTGCCTGTCAACCAAAGCTAATTGATGTGAAAATTCTTTTCCACACAAAAGAACAAAATTGTGTTCTATTCACTACGTTTGAGGAAGAAGACTGCTACAATTTTAATTCACTGATTctataaaaacatgtatatttatatatatatatttataaactcATAATTCAAATCTAAAATCTCATTTGTTATAAATTCTGATAAATTTATTTGGAAATAGTTATTTTTCATTCGTTAATTATATCTCttttaatcaagtaaaaaaattaaaactaaaaagacataatgatttatttggcattttttaactttacaaataaaaagtcattttagctttccattttttttatctcttttagcTTTGAAACTTATATGGTTCGTTAAATCACCccaaaaaaatgatgaaaatgactAACAAAACTAGCACCTACGTGGCTAATGTTGACCCTTAGTAGTTAATGGCAACACCTACGTAGTTGTTAACAGATACCACACCAACACTGTTTGTTGACGTGACAATGCCACATGATCAATAATCGCTAACATGATAGAGCCACGCCATCACCCACGCCATCACCCATTGATGACATATTAACCTTTGAGTTAAACTCAAATTACTCTTTCCTTTGTTATAAATTAAGAGTATAACTAATTTTGATAAGAATGGTTACTTTTCATTAACTTAGTTTACACGACTATAACAAGTAAAGTTTGGTGTATTGCAGAATTCACATGCAATGCGAGACATTTACATTATGCAGAATTCAACACATATATGggaatttttgtataatttccaCAATCATCATGTTGTTAGTGATCAACAACTACTTCCTTTTtaccatatatttttcattcataaaattgattacttttttttaccaaagaagtaaaataattaaCATTCCTGAGATTACAAAGTCTTATTCCTTATAACACGTCAAGTTTGGTCCCAAATAAATTTCCACACAAAAGAATAAAGAGGAAGAAGACTGCtacaaatttaacataaaattgattacttttttttaccaaagaagtaaaataattaaCATTCCTGAGATTACAAAGTCTTATTCCTTATAACACGTCAAGTTTGGTCCCAAATAAATTTCCACACAAAAGAATAAAGAGGAAGAAGACTGCTACAAATTTAACTATCGATTCTCTATTGACTATACTTTAACTCCGCAAAAAAAGACTAAGACTATCAATTGTCTATTGACTTCACACTTGCTGTTGCTTCCTCCTTAATTTACAAGCAATGTGGAAATTTTGGACATTTGGGCCACAATGAACAATACTTCCACACCATTTGCAGTATTGACTACGTTTGCTTGAGGGAAAACAAAGACATGAATGCTGGAAATTTTAACTAGTTTGTACCGTCAATGAAGCTACGTACCTAAAAGCCATTTAGGATATCAATTCCTATAATTGGATTAATCTTACGTTGCTGCAATCTTTTGACAGTGTAATCGAATCTTAAATATGTTACTCTGCACTTCTACTGTAAATATTACTCTTAAATTTTGGCACAAAATTAAGAATACACAAAGGCAGGTTGAATTATTCCATGTTTGAACATCTGCAACATAAATGCATATAGCAAAAGGGCTCAAACCATACCTTATGTTCATGAATTCTCATCATCACGTGTTTATAAATGCAACTCAAACTTGAATGATTGAATCTTTTGTAATTCtacatgcatttttttattatggTGAGCAGTATAATGTTTactaaaaattgaaattcaagAAAGAAGACATACATAGTTGCACCATACAAGATGTTACACTCGAACTAAACCCTTACAAGTAGTACGAAATGCAATGAAATACAGAGGAATTGGTACAATATCATAAAAACACCATACTAATGCAACTTTTCACCATGGGAAAAACTTTCTGACAGACTACTAAACAAGAAATTATGAAGACACAGCACAAATGCTTTAACTTCATTTGCACCAACTAGATCCTTCTTCATCCATTGATGCGATTGCTATATTTTGGCTTTCTTCTTCGCCTCTTCTCATGTTGGTTTTCAACCAAATTCACGAACCTTTTCGCCTTACCGGTTTGGAAAACAACACATCCCATGGCCATTCCAAACACTACCCCGCATCCATAACCTATCAACACCACTTTCCAACCAAAAGCAATGTTTGCGTTTGAGCCATCCTTTTCCAGCACATTTGGAGGTGGTGTCTCATTGATGCTGCAAGCACTTGAAGTGCAAAATGCAAAAACCTTGAGTTCGAGGCCGGTTTGGCTACTTTGAAGACCAATGCTCATAATTACTCCCCACAAAAGCTATTTGTTGTCGTTCGCCCTCCTAAATGCTGAAAATGAGCTAGATTTGGACTTAGGAAAacatgttttcatttatttctttacatTCCTCTTACTTTACTTTAATTCGAAAGTACATATAAAATAAGTTCCGATAGAATTGAATTAACTAATCAATTGAGTAAAATTAATTTTGtgctatatatttttcttttattggttatatcaaaagtgtaaaaatttattttttagtctTGGTTCATATAGTTAGCACAGAAGTAGACATTTGTCTTCCATTAAGGGTGCAATTTTACTTTAATCTTCCAGAAGTTCAAAAAGTTTTCCACGGGAATCGAGCCAACTTGTCATATAGATGGAAGGGTTGTTTCATGTAAGTTTTCCCCTAAGATTTGAGACAAAATGAACTTTTTTTTCCAATAtgttcatataaatattttttagaaattattttaaattcaagttttaagaCTCGCGGTCAAATTTTCTCTCTCTATATTGTCACTTATGACTTAGAAACAAAGACCACAAACAGTGGAAACAAGAAGAAGGCCATAGCCAACCAACAAAACACGACAAGGACCCAGATACTCAAAAACAATACACACATGAATTCCAACAATTGAATAACCCAAACTTCAACACTAATTCCTTTTACTCTAATCTAGAgcatacaaattaaatatatatttatggtcCCTAAGTGTGTATATATTAATAGATTTTAAAGTAAACAacactttaaaaatttagtccctttattcaAACTTATGCCATAAAAGTTGAAGAATTGTACTATCTAAGAAACAAATTCTCCACTGGACCGGAAATTTTGTATTGCTTGGAATTAATATTAGACTGTCATTTTCTATTACTTGCTAGAAAAATATTGTATTGCTTTAAATTCAAACaagaaataggggaaatttttaCATGGAAAGAAATTTTGCTAATTAAATTTCCCAAGTCTTTACTCAAAGTTGGTTCTAtattaaatttagaaaaagaaaaaaggtttaAGGGTGCAAAAagtcctcaaactttttcaaaaatagcaactaaacccctattttttttttgcactcatttggatatttgaactttcaaaatacaacaaaaaggccctcaaaccttttcaaaaaaagcaattaagcccctttttttttgcactcaattgggtacttgaactttcaaaatgcatcaaaaagaccctcaaacttaaaaaaaaaagaagcaattaagcccctacttttattaaaaattagaaaaaaaattaaaatcaataaaatctataatattattaaattttaataaaaatcaaatattaaaaatttattaaaaatatataaaaatttgtaaaattttaccATAGAACACCACTTCCTTTTTACCATAtaatttttattcataaaaatgaaGAGTTGATTTACCAAAAATTTGTACTTCATTTGAACTCcctaaagaaagaagaagaattgATGAGATTACAAAGTATATTGACTTGGTCTTGCTTCCTTTCTATGTATGAATGTGGAAATT
The genomic region above belongs to Gossypium hirsutum isolate 1008001.06 chromosome D05, Gossypium_hirsutum_v2.1, whole genome shotgun sequence and contains:
- the LOC107902181 gene encoding receptor-like protein 19, whose amino-acid sequence is MENLVSLKVLDLSYSSLSGQVPRSLGNLLQLTYLDLSVNQLSGQILRSLGNLLQLTHLDFWQNQLSGQIPRSLGNILQLTYLNLRQNQLNGQIPRSFGNLLQLTHLDLSQNQLSGQILRSLGNLLQLTHLDLGWNKLSGQIPLSILNLTQLEYMKISNNSLQGSIPNKVTAFPNLIYLYLDDNLLNGTLPSWLYTAPSLKTVYLSQNQFSGHIKEFQSKSLELIALENNKLQGPLPSSIFQLLNLAHLLLSSNNLSGVIEFRMFSNLSNLKYLDLSYNSLSLTSNTTSTVNHILPNLTDLLLSSCNLSEFPQFLKGLKSLESLDLSCNKIEGNIPQWTQEVGNDSLTYLNVSHNSLTEVEHFPWKNIEVLDLSSNLISGNLPIPFSTINFFLISNNSFNGESSILESEEE
- the LOC107902180 gene encoding putative receptor like protein 25, whose amino-acid sequence is MKGQERELVKIFTMWMIIDLSNNQFEGCIPEVFGKLNLLKGLNLSHNNLNGGIPTSIGNVTSLEWLDLSSNILSGTIPNRLADLPFLSSFNVSENQLHGQIPQGKQFNTFGNDSYEGNKGLCGFPVSKGCNIIEPAPPNVIEKMAQNQTLLLVGKWC